One Sanguibacter sp. HDW7 DNA window includes the following coding sequences:
- the hisC gene encoding histidinol-phosphate transaminase → MSDNPQLRPAVDALPAYVPGARAGATSFKLSSNENPYPVHPAVVAAIVDAAQDTNRYPDMHATELCAAIADMVGVRAEEVVVGNGSVAVLAHVLGAFVDAGDEVVLPWRSFEAYPIAIQVAGGTGVNVPLAEGGRLDLPAMAAAVTERTKVVLVCTPNNPTGPAVHADELDAFLAAVPRHVVVVLDEAYVEFVRDPEAPDGVAVYAAHPNVVLLRTLSKAYGLAGLRVGYAVARPRLAAGIRAVATPFGVSHVAQRAAIAAIGVKDRLLEIVDELVDERTRLVGLLAAQDWDLPETQANFVWLPLGEQTVARAAEAASAGVVVRPFAGEGIRVSVGEPEATDLFCEIAATWREDA, encoded by the coding sequence GTGAGCGACAACCCCCAGCTGCGGCCCGCGGTCGACGCGCTGCCCGCCTACGTCCCCGGTGCCCGCGCAGGAGCGACCTCGTTCAAGCTCTCGTCGAACGAGAACCCCTACCCCGTGCACCCCGCCGTCGTCGCCGCGATCGTCGACGCCGCGCAGGACACCAACCGCTACCCCGACATGCACGCGACCGAGCTGTGCGCCGCGATCGCCGACATGGTCGGCGTCCGTGCCGAGGAGGTCGTCGTCGGCAACGGCTCCGTCGCGGTGCTCGCGCACGTGCTCGGGGCGTTCGTCGACGCGGGCGACGAGGTCGTCCTCCCCTGGCGGTCCTTCGAGGCCTACCCCATCGCGATCCAGGTCGCCGGGGGCACGGGCGTCAACGTCCCACTCGCCGAGGGCGGCAGGCTCGACCTCCCCGCGATGGCCGCGGCCGTCACCGAGCGCACCAAGGTCGTCCTCGTGTGCACGCCCAACAACCCCACCGGCCCCGCGGTCCACGCCGACGAGCTCGACGCGTTCCTCGCCGCGGTGCCGCGCCACGTCGTCGTCGTCCTCGACGAGGCGTACGTCGAGTTCGTCCGCGACCCCGAGGCACCCGACGGCGTCGCCGTCTACGCCGCGCACCCCAACGTGGTCCTCCTGCGCACCCTGTCGAAGGCCTACGGGCTCGCGGGCCTGCGCGTCGGCTACGCCGTCGCCCGTCCGCGCCTCGCCGCCGGCATCCGCGCCGTCGCGACGCCCTTCGGCGTCTCCCACGTCGCACAGCGCGCCGCGATCGCCGCGATCGGCGTCAAGGACCGCCTCCTCGAGATCGTCGACGAGCTCGTCGACGAGCGCACCCGGCTCGTCGGCCTCCTCGCCGCGCAGGACTGGGACCTGCCCGAGACCCAGGCGAACTTCGTGTGGCTCCCGCTCGGCGAGCAGACCGTCGCGCGCGCCGCCGAGGCCGCGAGCGCCGGCGTCGTCGTACGCCCCTTCGCGGGCGAGGGCATCCGCGTGAGCGTCGGCGAGCCCGAGGCCACCGACCTCTTCTGCGAGATCGCCGCGACGTGGCGCGAGGACGCCTGA
- a CDS encoding phage holin family protein, with protein MTFVLRVVVNAFALWITSLLVSGLEIVGAGSTEGMIAVLLGAAVIFTVVNAAVRPIVAFLSVPFYILTLGLFTFVVNTLMLMLTAWITGKTSWGIRIDGGFWTAFVAALLVTFVSFLGSIAIGRADRKER; from the coding sequence ATGACCTTCGTGCTGCGTGTCGTCGTCAACGCCTTCGCCCTGTGGATCACGTCGTTGCTCGTCTCCGGACTCGAGATCGTCGGTGCGGGCTCGACGGAGGGCATGATCGCCGTCCTGCTCGGCGCCGCGGTGATCTTCACGGTCGTCAACGCGGCTGTGCGGCCGATCGTCGCGTTCCTCTCGGTGCCGTTCTACATCCTCACGCTCGGCCTGTTCACGTTCGTCGTCAATACGCTCATGCTCATGCTCACGGCATGGATCACGGGGAAGACGTCGTGGGGCATCCGGATCGACGGGGGCTTCTGGACGGCGTTCGTGGCGGCCCTCCTCGTGACGTTCGTGTCGTTCCTCGGGTCGATCGCGATCGGCCGCGCGGACCGCAAGGAGCGCTGA